Genomic DNA from Streptomyces venezuelae:
CCTGTTCTGCGCGCGCAGATGCTGGGAGAGCGCCAGATGGCCGAGGCGCACCGCCTGCACGTCGTCCATCTCTAGCGTTCCGAGGGACCGCAGCGAGTCGGTGACGGCGTGGATGACGGCCTGCTTCTCGAACGACGGAAGCAGCTCCTCCACCCCGGTCGAGTGCGCGGCCCGCTTCACCAGCTCTTCCGCGATCTTGTGCAGGTCCTTGTCGGAGAGCGTGCGCTTCTCACCGCGGAAGGAGACGAGGTGGGCCACGCGAACGGGCTTGTCGACCAGATCGGCCCCGGCGCCCTCGGCCTGGAACAGCTTTCTGATCAGCGGCCCCACGATGCTCGACGCGAGCCGGGCTCCGATCACGGCGGGTTCCATGCGGGCCAGAATAGGGCCGCGCCCGCGCGGGAGGCGGCCAACTGAGCTCATACGTGGTGTAGTTGGCGTGCGAGGTGTTGACGTGCGGGTGGCGCGGGCGTGCGGCCCGGGTGCCTCCTCGTACGTACGTGCGTCCGGCCTGCGCGTCTTCTCGTACGTGCGTCCGGCCCGCGTGTCTTGTCGTACGTGCGTCCACTCCGGCCTGCTTGACGCAGGTGCGTCCGGCGCGCGCCGGTACGTTCCGCGCGGGCCGATGCGGCTCGGGCGGCCGCGATGGGCACACTGATCACATGTCGTCCCGTCGCAGAAACTGCCCGGAGTGCCGCCGCGAGATCGCCGTCGTCGCCGGACGCTTCGCCCGCCACGACCCGCCCGGCCCACGCGGCAGCGGCGACCTGGTCTCCTGCCCCGGGTCCCGCAGGCAGGCCCCCCTGGGCGCCGCACAACCGGCTCTGGACGGCTACACGGTCCCGGACTGCCCCGGACAACTCCCGCTGTTCTGACGGGGCGCTGAGGGGCACTCAGGGGCGCTCAGAGGCTCCGCGGTGCTCTGAGGGGCCTTCAGAGCCGTTCTCGGCCACCTTGCCGCCGCCTCCGCCCGCGCCAGTCGCCCGCGCCGGCCCCCGCGTCAGTTTCCCGCGACCGACTTGACCGCCACCGACACCGGCACGGACCCGCTGACCAGCTCCAGTGTCAGCCCGGCCGTCGCCGGCGTCTCCACGAGCTCCGCGAGGACCGCCGCCACGTCGTCCCGCGGAACAGGGCCGCGCCCGGTCGACGCCTCCAGGCGCACGAGGCCCGTGCCCGCGTCGTCCGTCAGCATCCCGGGACGCAGGATCGTCCAGTCGAGGGCGGCACGCGCGCGTACGTCCGCGTCGGCCTCGCCCTTGGCCCGCAGATAGGCGTCGAAGATCTCGTCGCCCTGGTGCGCGGGATCGGCGCCCATGGACGACACGATGATGTAGCGCCGCACTCCGGCCCGCTCCGCCGCGTCCGCGAAGAGGACGGCCGCGCCCCGGTCCACGGTGTTCTTGCGGTCGGCGCCGCTGCCGGGCCCCGCGCCCGCCGCGAAGACGGCCGCGTCGGCGCCGCGCAGATGCCCCGCGACCTCGTCGACGGACGCCGACTCCAGGTCGCACAGCACCGGTTCGGCGCCGGCCTCGCGCAGATCGGACTCCTGCCCGGCGTTACGGATCAGCCCGGCGACTTCGTCACCGCGCGCGGCGAGCAGACGCTCCAGCCGCAGCGCGATCTGACCATGACCTCCAGCGATGACAATGCGCATACTCCCGACCGTACGGCAGGGCGGACGCAAGCGCTCAACACGCGCGCGGGGGACCACCGACAGGTCTCCACGCACCCGGCCGGAGACGACCGCGCACGCGGGCCATGCCGCGCACGCGGGCCGTGCCGCCCTAGGCCGACGGCTCGTCCCCCGCGGGCCGCCCCGGCGCCGCCCCCGTCGACCGCCCCTGACGCGGCAGGTCCAACGCCACCGCCGCCGCCGAGTCGCAGTACTCGCGCACCGCACTGGTCCGCGCCACGACCCGGCCCCGGTGCACCACGATCCGGCTGTACGCGAGCGACAGCGCACCCGAGAGTCGGTCACCGCGCACGGCGAGCAACTCGGCCGGGAAGCCCGCCTCCACGCGGACCTCCGGCAACCCCATGGCCGCCCGAGCGGCCCCGCTGACCGCGCCGTACGCGTCCTCCGGACGCAGACCGCTCCGCGAGGCCAGCAAGTACGCGGCCTCCAGCGGATCCCCGCGCCCCACCGGGTTCGACACGTCCCGCATGGCCCCGCTGCCCGCAGCGACCCGCACCCCGGCCGACCGCAACAGGCGCACCGGCGCCGCCCCGCGCCGCTCCGCGCTCCCGCAACCGCCCTGCGGCAGACAGACCACCGTCACCCCGGCCGCGGCCAGTTGCTCGGCGGCGCGCGAGGCCACGTCCTCCGGCAGCCGTCCGAGCCCCGCGCACGGACCGAGCGTCACACCGGCCCGCAGGCCCCCCGCCATCGCGGCGAGCCGTCCGAGGCGCGCCGGATCGTCACCGTCCGTGTGCAGGTCGACGGGGCAACCGTGCTCCGCGGCGATCTCCAGGACCGCCTCCGCGTACCCCGTGGGATCGGGGTCCAGGTCGGGGCAACCGCCCACTACGGAGGCGCCCATTTTCACCGCGTCCCGCAGCATCGCCAGGCCGTCCGCGCCCGCGACGCCGGTCAGCAGCCGCGGTACGGCGACGGCCGTCAGGTCGACCAGGCCCCGGAGCGAGCGCCGCGCCTGCAGCACCGCCTCCAGTGGGCCGAGCCCCTGCACGTCGCCGATCCGCACGTGCGACCGCAGCGCCGTGGCGCCGTGCCCGAGCTGCAGCAGCGCCGCCTCGGTGGCCCGGCGCTGGACGTCCGGCGCGTCGTACGAGACCGGGCCCGCCGTGTCCGCCGACAGGGCCGTGTCGCTGTGGGCGTGCGGCTCGGCGGCCGCGGGCAGCAGGAGGTAACCGGCGAGGTCCACGCGCGCGGTGTGCGCGCTCAGGCTGCCCGCCGTGCCGACCGCCTCGATGCGTCCGCCGCCGAGCCGGACGTCCACGGTCCGGCCGTCGGTGAGCCGGGCGCCGCTGAGCAGCAGGGCCCCGGAGTCGGCGGCGGGACCGGAACCGGAGGATCCGGAGGCGCCGGAGGAGTGGGGCTGCTGCGGCTGGCTGTCGGGCATCGCGCTCCTCGGTCTCGGGGGCGGCTGCAGTCGTCGAGGCGTCAAGATCACGCAGCGCGTGTCGAGCCTAGGACGGTGAAAGGCCCGCTTCGAGGAGGAGCGGAATAGTCGTACCGGTGTGGTGTGAGGGCACGGACGAGGTGTTCACAGACCCCTGAGGCGGGCCGTTCGCTGCCCTCGGACAGCCCCGGCGAAACGGATTTGGGCGATCGGCGACCAACCGTGTAATGTCTTCATCGCTCGCCCCAATAGCTCAGTCGGTAGAGCGTCTCCATGGTAAGGAGAAGGTCTGCGGTTCGATTCCGCATTGGGGCTCTGATGTCGAGTGATCCTCGCCCTCGGGCGAGGGGATCCGGCATCGCAGCGGTGTAGCTCAGTCGGTAGAGCAAGCGGCTCATAATCGCTGTGTCACCGGTTCAAGTCCGGTCACCGCTACTAACGGTAGCCGATTGTGGGGTCGGTCCTTCGATCGGCTACTCTTTTATGCGTTCATCCGTCCATCCGTCCGTCAAGGAGCACTCACGTGGCTGCCACCGACGTCCGCCCGAAGATCACGCTGGCCTGCGTGGAGTGCAAGGAGCGGAACTACATCACCAAGAAGAACCGGCGTAACGACCCGGACCGTCTTGAGATGAAGAAGCACTGCCCGCGCTGCAACGCGCACACTGCGCACCGCGAAACGCGCTAAACACAGGCTCGTACACGAGGCCGTCCCCGATTCTTGGGGGCGGCCTCGCGTCGTGTTCCGCGAAGCCATCCGCAACGAAACCATCCGCAGGAGGTGCCGAGTCCATGGCGCTCGACCAGTCCTTCGTGGGGCGTTCCTATCCCCCCACTGATCCTTATGAGGTCGGCCGGGAGAAGATCCGCGAGTTCGCCGAGGCCGTGGGTGACACCAATCCCGCGTATGCCGACACGGAAGCGGCCAAGGCGCTCGGTCACCCCGATGTGATCGCGCCCCCGACTTTTGTGTTTGCGATCACTTTCAAGGCCGCGGGACAGGTCATCGAGGATCCGCAGCTGGGGCTCGACTACAGCCGCGTCGTGCACGGCGACCAGAAGTTCGCCTACACCCGCCCGGTGCGCGCGGGCGACCGGCTCACGGTGACCTCGACCATCGAGGCCATCAAGTCGATGGCGGGCAACGACATCCTGGACATCCGCGGAGAGGTCCACGACGAGGCCGGCGAGCACGTCGTGACCGCGTGGACCAAGCTCGTCGCACGGGCGGCGGAGACTGCGGCGGAAGGGGCCTGAGGCGATGACGGCGAAGATTGCGTACGGCGACGTCGAGGTCGGCACCGAGCTGCCGGCCCAGACCTTCCCCGTGACACGCGCCACTCTCGTGCAGTACGCGGGTGCTTCCGGGGACTTCAACCCGATCCACTGGAACGAGAAGTTCGCGCGCGAGGTCGGACTCCCCGACGTCATCGCGCACGGCATGTTCACCATGGCCGAGGCGATCCGCGTCGTGACCGACTGGGTGGGTGACCCGGGAGCCGTCGTCGAGTACGGCGTCCGCTTCACCAAGCCCGTCATCGTCCCGAACGACGACAAGGGCGCCACCATAGAGGTCAGCGCCAAGGTCGCGGCAGTACTGGACGACAACCGCGTGCGAGTCGACCTGCTCGCGAAGAGCGGGGACCAGAAGGTTCTCGGCATGTCGCGGGCCGTGGTGCAGCTCGCCTGACGACGGTCTGGGTAAGGGGCGTCCTCCATGGGGGGCGCCCCTTACGTATGCCGTGACGTCGGCCCACCGCCCTGGTTGACGACTTAGTGATTGGCCACTAACTTACTCGCATGGTCAGGATGAGCGCAGAGGAGCGGCGCGAGAGCGTCGTCCGCGCGGCGATGGTCGAGTTCGCCCGCGGTGGCTACAACGGCACGTCCACCGAGGTGATCGCCAAAAGGGTGGGTGTCTCGCAGCCGTATCTCTTCCGCCTCTTCCCGGGGAAGCAGTCCATCTTTCTCGCCGCCTCCGGGCGGTGCTGCCAGGAGGTCACGGAGGTCTTCCGCAAGGCGTCCGAAGGGCTTGAGGGGGAGGAGGCCCTGCATGCCATGGGGCAGGCCTATCAGGCTCTCATCGCCGAGGATCCGGACAAGCTCCTCATGCAGATGCAGATGTACGTCGCCGTGGCCTCCGCGGAGGCGTCGGGCGACCGGGAGTTCGGCGACGCGCTGCGGGCCGCCTGGATGGAGATGTACGACACGGTCCGCCTCGCACTGGGGGCGGACGTCGACGAGACGACGCAGTTCCTGGCGTACGGGATGTTGATCAACGTCCTGGTGTCGATGGGGTTCCAGCCGGACCACCGGGTGTGGACCGGCTTCTACGACTCGGCGCAGCCCAAGGGGTGAGCCGTGCCGCGGGGCAGGGGGTCTCCTTCTGTGCCCACAAAAGTTAGTCATCAATAACTAACCACAGGGGAAGCAATGACGGACCAGAAAGCGCGGGCACAAGCGCCGACCGAAGAGACGACATCGCGCGGGGGGATGGTCTGGGCCCTCGTCATCACGAGCGTCGCCGGGTTCATGGCCGCACTCGACAACCTCGTCGTCACCACCGCCCTGCCCGCCATCCGCGAGGACCTCGGGGGCGCCCTGCACGACCTCGAATGGACCGTGAGCGCCTATACCCTCACCTTCGCCGTGCTGCTGATGTTCGGCGCGGCCCTGGGGGACCGTTTCGGGCGCCGTCGACTCTTCACCGTCGGGATCACGGTCTTCACCGCCGCCTCCGCCGCCGCGGCGCTCGCGCCCGGCCTGGACGCACTGATCGCCGCCCGCGCGGTGCAGGGCGTCGGCGCCGCGATCATGATGCCGCTCACGCTGACCCTGCTCACGGCGGCCGTACCGCAGGCCAAGCGGGGCATGGCGTACGGCATATGGGGCGCCGTCAACGGCCTCGCGGTCGCCAGTGGCCCGCTGATCGGCGGCAGCCTCACCGAACACGTCTCCTGGCAGTGGATCTTCTGGCTGAACGTCCCGCTCGGGCTTGTCCTGCTGCCGCTCGCCCGGCTCCGCCTCGCCGAGTCCCACGCCCCCGGCGCCCGCCTGGACGCGGTCGGCACCCTGCTCGCGAGCGGTGGTCTCTTCGGCATCGTGTACGCCCTGGTCCGCGGCCCCATCGACGGCTGGTCCAGCGCCACCGTCCTCGTCAGCCTGAGCGCGGGCGTCGTCCTGCTCGGCGGCTTCGTACGGCACGGGATGCGCCACAAGGCGCCGATGCTGCCGATGCGCCTCTTCCGCAGTCGTGCCTTCGCGGGCATCAACGCGGCGAGCCTGCTGATGTTCCTCGGGATGTTCGGCTCGATCTTCCTGCTCAGCCAGTACATGCAGATCGTCCTCGGCTACTCGCCCACCGAGGCCGGGCTGCGCATGCTGCCCTGGACCGGCATGCCGATGCTCGTCTCGCCGCTGGCCGGCTACCTCTCCGACCGGATCGGCGGCCGTCCGGTCGTCGCCGCGGGCCTCTTCCTCCAGGCCGTGGGCCTGGCCTGGTACGCCGTCGTCGTGGCACCCGACGCCTCGTACGCCGCCCAGCTGCCGGCGCTGATCATCAGCGGCGTCGGGATGTCCCTGTACTTCGCGCCGGCCTCCAACCTGGTCATGTCCAGCGTGCGACCCCAGGAGCAGGGCATCGCGTCCGGCGCCAACAACGCGCTCCGTGAAGTCGGCGGCGCCCTCGGCATCGCCGTGATGTCCTCGATCTTCTCGGCGCAGGGCGGCTACGAGTCCGGATGGGACTTCGTGAACGGCATCGAGCCCGCGCTGTGGGTGGGCTCCGCGGTGGTGGCCCTCGCGGCGGTCGCGGCGCTGTGCATCCCGTCACGTCGACGGACGGCCGGAGGGGCCGGGACGCCCGCCGCACCGCAGGACGAGCTGATCGCCGTCTGAGAGACGTACGACGACGTCTCAGGGGCGTACGACCGACATACGAGAACGGCCCCGCCCCGACCGGCAGGGCCGTTCTCGTACTCTTGAGCACGTGCAGGAACTCCACGATGCCCCGCTCGCCCCGCTGACCACCTTCCGGCTCGGCGGTCCCGCGACCCGTCTGATCACCGCGACGACCGACGCCGAGGTGATCGCCGCCGTCCGTGAGGCCGACGACTCCGGAACCCCGCTGCTGCTCATCGGCGGCGGCTCGAACCTGGTCATCGGCGACAAGGGCTTCGACGGCACCGCCCTGCGCATCGCCACCCGGGGCTTCGCGCTCGACGGCACGAAGCTGGAGCTCGCCGCCGGCGAGGTCTGGACGGACGCAGTCGCCCGCACCGTCGAAGCGGGGCTCGCGGGCATCGAGTGCCTCGCCGGAATCCCCGGCTCCGCGGGCGCGACGCCGATCCAGAACGTCGGAGCGTACGGCCAGGAGGTCTCCTCGACGATCACCGAGGTGGTCGCGTACGACAGGCAGACCCGCGAGACGGTCGTGATCGCGAACGCCGAGTGCGACTTCTCGTACCGGCACAGCCGCTTCAAGGCCGATCCCGACCGCTTCGTGGTGCTGCGGGTCCGTTTCGAGCTCGAGGACGCGCAAGGGATGAGCGCGCCCCTCAAGTACCCCGAGACGGCACGCACGCTCGGCGTCGAGGCGGGGGAGCGGGTCCCGGCCGCGGTCGCCAGGGAGACCGTGCTCAAGCTGCGCGCGGGCAAGGGCATGGTGCTCGACCCCGAGGACCACGACAGCTGGTCCGCCGGGTCGTTCTTCACCAACCCGATCCTCACCGAGGACGAGTTCGCCGCCTTCCACGCGCGCGTGACCGAACGCCTCGGCGCGGACATCACCCCACCCGCCTTCCCGACCGGCGACGGCCGCGTGAAGACCTCCGCCGCCTGGCTCATCGACAAGGCGGGGTTCACCAAGGGCTACGGAGAGGGCCGGGCCCGCATCTCCACCAAGCACACACTGGCGCTCACCAACCGCGGCGGCGCGACCACCGAGGACCTGCTGGAGCTGGCCCGTGAGGTCGTCGCAGGGGTGCGGGACGCCTTCGGGGTCACCCTCGTCAACGAGCCGGTGACGGTGGGCGTCAGCCTGTAGGACACGCGCGCCACGCAGGGCGGGTCAGTAGGCCACGCCCACACCCCGCCGCACGGTGTCCCGGTCGTCGATCATGCCGAGCATCGCGTGCGCCACGTCCGCGCGCCCGATCACGCGCCCCGAACGTGGCGAGCCACCCACCACCTTGCGGTAGCGGCCGGTGACGGGCTTGTTCGTGAGGCGCGGCGGGCGGACCGAGGTCCAGTCCGTCGCGCTCGCCGCCAGCTCGGCCTCCATGGCCGTCAGGTCGGTGTAGACGTCCCTGAGGACCCGGCCGACCACACCCAGCAGGGCGCGGTCGAAGAACGGCGAGTCCGCGGGCTCCGGGCCCACCGGGGCCGCGCTCACGACCAGCAGCCGCCGCGCGCCCTCCGCGTCCATCGCCCGCAGCACACCACGCGTCAGCTCCGTCGCGAGGCCCCGGGCCGCGTCCGCGCGGTTGCGGGCGCCGAGCCCGGAAAGGACCGCGTCCCGGCCCGTGACCGCGGGGCGCACCGCCTCCGGATCCCGGACGTCAGCGCGGAACACCTCGAGCCCCTCACCGGTCACCGTCAGGCGCGCCGGGTCCCGCACCACCGCCGTGACCTTGTGCCCTGCCGTGAGCGCCTGCCGGACGATCTCCTGACCGACGCCACCGGTCGCACCGAACACCGTGATCCTCATCGCGCACCCTCCCAAGGTGGGTAAGTATTCACTCACCCACTAGAGTGAGTAAGCACTCACCCCTCCGTCAAGTCAGGTTGGACGGCCCATGCAGCAGAAGCCCACCCGGGCCCGCATCCTCGACGCGGCCCACGAGCTCATGTTCACCCGCGGCCTGGCCCGCGCCACCACCAAGGAGATCGCCAAGGCGGCGGGCTGCTCCGAAGCGGCGCTCTACAAGCATTTCGCGAGCAAGGAGGAGCTGTTCGTGAGCGTGCTCAAGGAGCGGCTGCCCCGCCTGAACCCCCTCCTGAGCGAGCTCGTCGAGAAGCCGGGGGA
This window encodes:
- a CDS encoding NAD(P)H-binding protein; this translates as MRIVIAGGHGQIALRLERLLAARGDEVAGLIRNAGQESDLREAGAEPVLCDLESASVDEVAGHLRGADAAVFAAGAGPGSGADRKNTVDRGAAVLFADAAERAGVRRYIIVSSMGADPAHQGDEIFDAYLRAKGEADADVRARAALDWTILRPGMLTDDAGTGLVRLEASTGRGPVPRDDVAAVLAELVETPATAGLTLELVSGSVPVSVAVKSVAGN
- a CDS encoding amidohydrolase family protein — translated: MPDSQPQQPHSSGASGSSGSGPAADSGALLLSGARLTDGRTVDVRLGGGRIEAVGTAGSLSAHTARVDLAGYLLLPAAAEPHAHSDTALSADTAGPVSYDAPDVQRRATEAALLQLGHGATALRSHVRIGDVQGLGPLEAVLQARRSLRGLVDLTAVAVPRLLTGVAGADGLAMLRDAVKMGASVVGGCPDLDPDPTGYAEAVLEIAAEHGCPVDLHTDGDDPARLGRLAAMAGGLRAGVTLGPCAGLGRLPEDVASRAAEQLAAAGVTVVCLPQGGCGSAERRGAAPVRLLRSAGVRVAAGSGAMRDVSNPVGRGDPLEAAYLLASRSGLRPEDAYGAVSGAARAAMGLPEVRVEAGFPAELLAVRGDRLSGALSLAYSRIVVHRGRVVARTSAVREYCDSAAAVALDLPRQGRSTGAAPGRPAGDEPSA
- the rpmG gene encoding 50S ribosomal protein L33, whose product is MAATDVRPKITLACVECKERNYITKKNRRNDPDRLEMKKHCPRCNAHTAHRETR
- a CDS encoding MaoC family dehydratase N-terminal domain-containing protein, with the protein product MALDQSFVGRSYPPTDPYEVGREKIREFAEAVGDTNPAYADTEAAKALGHPDVIAPPTFVFAITFKAAGQVIEDPQLGLDYSRVVHGDQKFAYTRPVRAGDRLTVTSTIEAIKSMAGNDILDIRGEVHDEAGEHVVTAWTKLVARAAETAAEGA
- a CDS encoding MaoC family dehydratase, translated to MTAKIAYGDVEVGTELPAQTFPVTRATLVQYAGASGDFNPIHWNEKFAREVGLPDVIAHGMFTMAEAIRVVTDWVGDPGAVVEYGVRFTKPVIVPNDDKGATIEVSAKVAAVLDDNRVRVDLLAKSGDQKVLGMSRAVVQLA
- a CDS encoding TetR/AcrR family transcriptional regulator; protein product: MVRMSAEERRESVVRAAMVEFARGGYNGTSTEVIAKRVGVSQPYLFRLFPGKQSIFLAASGRCCQEVTEVFRKASEGLEGEEALHAMGQAYQALIAEDPDKLLMQMQMYVAVASAEASGDREFGDALRAAWMEMYDTVRLALGADVDETTQFLAYGMLINVLVSMGFQPDHRVWTGFYDSAQPKG
- a CDS encoding MFS transporter, whose translation is MTDQKARAQAPTEETTSRGGMVWALVITSVAGFMAALDNLVVTTALPAIREDLGGALHDLEWTVSAYTLTFAVLLMFGAALGDRFGRRRLFTVGITVFTAASAAAALAPGLDALIAARAVQGVGAAIMMPLTLTLLTAAVPQAKRGMAYGIWGAVNGLAVASGPLIGGSLTEHVSWQWIFWLNVPLGLVLLPLARLRLAESHAPGARLDAVGTLLASGGLFGIVYALVRGPIDGWSSATVLVSLSAGVVLLGGFVRHGMRHKAPMLPMRLFRSRAFAGINAASLLMFLGMFGSIFLLSQYMQIVLGYSPTEAGLRMLPWTGMPMLVSPLAGYLSDRIGGRPVVAAGLFLQAVGLAWYAVVVAPDASYAAQLPALIISGVGMSLYFAPASNLVMSSVRPQEQGIASGANNALREVGGALGIAVMSSIFSAQGGYESGWDFVNGIEPALWVGSAVVALAAVAALCIPSRRRTAGGAGTPAAPQDELIAV
- a CDS encoding UDP-N-acetylmuramate dehydrogenase; the protein is MRERPRPDRQGRSRTLEHVQELHDAPLAPLTTFRLGGPATRLITATTDAEVIAAVREADDSGTPLLLIGGGSNLVIGDKGFDGTALRIATRGFALDGTKLELAAGEVWTDAVARTVEAGLAGIECLAGIPGSAGATPIQNVGAYGQEVSSTITEVVAYDRQTRETVVIANAECDFSYRHSRFKADPDRFVVLRVRFELEDAQGMSAPLKYPETARTLGVEAGERVPAAVARETVLKLRAGKGMVLDPEDHDSWSAGSFFTNPILTEDEFAAFHARVTERLGADITPPAFPTGDGRVKTSAAWLIDKAGFTKGYGEGRARISTKHTLALTNRGGATTEDLLELAREVVAGVRDAFGVTLVNEPVTVGVSL
- a CDS encoding NAD(P)-dependent oxidoreductase, with the protein product MRITVFGATGGVGQEIVRQALTAGHKVTAVVRDPARLTVTGEGLEVFRADVRDPEAVRPAVTGRDAVLSGLGARNRADAARGLATELTRGVLRAMDAEGARRLLVVSAAPVGPEPADSPFFDRALLGVVGRVLRDVYTDLTAMEAELAASATDWTSVRPPRLTNKPVTGRYRKVVGGSPRSGRVIGRADVAHAMLGMIDDRDTVRRGVGVAY